One window from the genome of Corynebacterium sp. SCR221107 encodes:
- the ychF gene encoding redox-regulated ATPase YchF, whose amino-acid sequence MSLTLGIVGLPNVGKSTLFNALTRNDVLAANYPFATIEPNVGLVELPDRRLNRLAEIFSSERILPATVSFVDIAGIVKGASEGEGMGNAFLANIREADAICQVVRAFADDNVIHVDGKVDPIHDISVINTELILADLQTIEKALPRLEKEARKNKELADTVAATKKAQEILEDDRTLFSASKNGEIDLALVRDLHLMTAKPFLYVFNSDEAVLTDDARKAELAALVAPADCVFLDAKTETELLELDEDEALELLESVGQTEPGLATLARAGFHTLGLQTYLTAGPKESRAWTIKQGWHAPQAAGVIHTDFEKKFIKAEIISFDDLDAAGSVAEARAQGKMRMEGKDYVMQDGDVCDFKIGG is encoded by the coding sequence GTGAGCCTTACTCTTGGAATCGTCGGACTGCCCAACGTTGGCAAGTCCACCCTTTTTAATGCCCTGACCCGTAACGATGTGCTGGCCGCGAACTACCCGTTCGCCACCATCGAGCCTAATGTCGGCTTGGTGGAGCTGCCGGATCGCCGCCTCAACCGTCTGGCGGAGATCTTTAGCTCCGAGCGCATCCTGCCCGCCACCGTCTCCTTCGTGGACATCGCCGGCATCGTCAAGGGCGCTTCCGAGGGCGAAGGCATGGGCAATGCCTTCCTCGCGAACATCCGTGAGGCGGATGCGATCTGCCAGGTGGTGCGCGCCTTCGCCGACGATAACGTCATCCACGTCGACGGCAAGGTGGACCCCATTCACGACATCTCCGTGATTAACACCGAGCTGATCCTCGCGGATTTGCAGACCATTGAGAAGGCCCTTCCGCGCCTGGAGAAGGAGGCTCGCAAGAACAAGGAGCTCGCCGACACCGTCGCCGCCACCAAGAAGGCGCAGGAAATCCTCGAGGATGACCGCACATTGTTCTCCGCTTCGAAAAATGGCGAGATCGACCTAGCCCTCGTGCGCGACCTGCACCTGATGACGGCCAAGCCATTTTTGTACGTGTTCAACTCCGACGAGGCCGTGCTTACCGACGACGCCCGCAAGGCAGAGCTCGCCGCCCTCGTCGCCCCTGCCGACTGCGTCTTCCTCGACGCGAAGACAGAGACCGAGCTGCTAGAACTCGACGAGGACGAGGCCCTGGAGCTGCTGGAGTCCGTGGGGCAGACCGAGCCTGGCCTGGCGACCCTAGCCCGTGCTGGTTTCCACACCCTCGGCCTGCAGACCTACCTGACCGCAGGGCCGAAGGAATCGCGTGCCTGGACGATCAAGCAGGGCTGGCACGCCCCGCAGGCCGCGGGCGTGATCCACACCGACTTTGAGAAGAAGTTCATTAAGGCCGAGATCATCTCCTTCGACGACCTCGACGCCGCAGGCTCTGTGGCCGAGGCCCGCGCGCAGGGCAAGATGCGCATGGAGGGCAAGGACTACGTTATGCAAGACGGCGACGTCTGCGACTTCAAGATCGGCGGATAA
- a CDS encoding AraC family transcriptional regulator, giving the protein MMQTLNGLVHAIEDVIAQGWGEELDIDAFAASHATTGYHLRRMFSSLAGISISEYVRRRRMTLAATDLLGPEDLLSIATRYGYGSVEAFGRAFRLVHGVSHGEVRRQSGSLRNQPIVKFRLTVEGAMSMDTRIIERPAFALIGHAARVPLIHRGINEHIQRHIASIPQQEHQRLKMLGNTTPTGILQVSVDVDPDYEEGSELTYLHAVAVEEATQVPNDLDRVTVQAGWWVVFRTSGAYPSVVHDAYAASATEWFPSNPWRLRNGPSMVSIVERAEDFSTATCELWLPIERG; this is encoded by the coding sequence ATGATGCAGACATTGAATGGACTCGTCCACGCCATTGAGGACGTCATCGCTCAAGGGTGGGGTGAAGAACTCGACATTGATGCTTTCGCTGCTTCCCACGCCACGACGGGGTACCACCTGCGGCGGATGTTTTCCTCGCTGGCGGGGATTTCCATCTCTGAATATGTGCGGCGTCGCCGGATGACGCTCGCAGCCACCGATCTCCTAGGTCCTGAGGATTTGCTGAGCATCGCTACCCGTTACGGGTACGGATCGGTGGAGGCATTCGGACGCGCATTTCGGCTCGTGCACGGTGTCAGCCATGGCGAGGTGCGCCGTCAAAGCGGTAGCTTGCGTAACCAACCAATTGTGAAGTTTCGCCTCACTGTAGAAGGAGCAATGTCCATGGACACCCGCATCATCGAAAGGCCAGCGTTTGCGCTGATTGGACACGCCGCGCGTGTGCCACTTATCCATCGCGGAATCAATGAGCATATTCAGCGCCACATCGCCTCGATCCCGCAGCAAGAGCATCAACGGCTCAAGATGCTCGGCAATACCACGCCGACTGGGATCCTGCAGGTAAGCGTGGATGTCGATCCCGATTACGAGGAAGGCAGTGAGCTGACCTATCTGCACGCAGTCGCCGTCGAAGAGGCAACGCAGGTGCCGAATGACCTCGATCGGGTCACTGTCCAGGCTGGGTGGTGGGTCGTATTTCGTACGTCCGGTGCCTATCCCTCGGTGGTGCACGATGCCTATGCTGCCTCGGCCACCGAGTGGTTTCCGTCGAATCCGTGGCGGCTTCGCAACGGGCCATCGATGGTCTCGATTGTGGAGCGCGCCGAGGACTTCAGCACTGCGACCTGTGAGCTCTGGCTGCCGATTGAACGAGGATAG
- a CDS encoding NAD(P)/FAD-dependent oxidoreductase yields MSDIVILGAGVAGHTAALHLSRLLPPGHTVTVVSPNSEWNWIPSNIWVGVGRMEKKKVIFPLKPVYDKIGVVFKQAKATVLWPEGDSQSDRGAVDIEYTGMGRAGETERLRYDFLINATGPQLRFDMTAGLGPEGHSLSVCTADHADETARELKEIIEQLRKGEHKTLVVGMGHGTCTCEGAAFEYVFNVEHELRQAGVRDRARVMYLTNEAELGDFGVGGMTFRQEGYETTSKIWTESLFRERGVEPILGAHVEKVEEGTVYFEQLDGSHHKLDFDFAMLLPPFGGVALKAFDRAGKDITSEVFAPNGFMLVDADYSGKPYEEWKASDWPRTCQSAKFDNMWAAGIAFAPPHQISRPRTSPNGTVITPSPPRTGQPSGEMGKAAALSIVDRIKHGPSAKAHEASMAELTAACVASAGTGLRKGSAASMVMSPIVPDREKFRTGRDLRFTTGEIGLGGHWTKLVLHYMFIYKAKALPGWHLIPE; encoded by the coding sequence TTGTCAGACATTGTCATTCTCGGTGCGGGCGTCGCCGGACACACAGCAGCATTGCACTTGAGCAGACTATTGCCACCCGGGCACACGGTTACGGTGGTTTCACCAAACTCGGAGTGGAATTGGATCCCCAGCAATATCTGGGTGGGCGTGGGCAGGATGGAAAAGAAGAAGGTCATCTTCCCACTGAAGCCGGTGTACGACAAGATTGGCGTGGTATTCAAGCAGGCAAAGGCAACAGTGCTTTGGCCGGAAGGCGATTCCCAATCGGATCGGGGCGCGGTTGATATCGAATACACCGGGATGGGGCGTGCGGGCGAGACTGAGCGCCTGCGCTATGACTTCCTCATCAACGCTACTGGCCCACAGTTACGCTTCGATATGACTGCGGGTTTAGGCCCAGAGGGACATTCTTTATCGGTCTGTACGGCTGACCATGCAGACGAAACCGCCCGAGAATTGAAAGAGATAATCGAACAGCTGCGAAAGGGCGAACACAAGACCCTCGTTGTGGGCATGGGGCACGGCACCTGCACCTGCGAAGGGGCAGCCTTCGAGTACGTTTTCAATGTTGAGCACGAGCTACGCCAAGCGGGAGTGCGCGATCGAGCCCGCGTCATGTACCTGACCAACGAGGCGGAACTCGGCGATTTCGGCGTGGGAGGGATGACCTTCCGACAAGAAGGCTACGAGACTACGTCCAAGATCTGGACGGAGTCGCTATTTAGGGAGCGCGGTGTGGAGCCGATCCTCGGTGCTCACGTGGAGAAGGTCGAGGAAGGCACCGTCTACTTCGAACAGCTAGACGGTAGCCACCACAAGCTCGACTTCGACTTTGCCATGTTGTTGCCACCTTTCGGTGGGGTTGCGCTGAAGGCGTTCGACCGTGCGGGTAAGGACATCACCTCCGAGGTATTCGCGCCCAATGGTTTCATGCTTGTGGATGCCGATTACTCAGGCAAGCCCTACGAGGAGTGGAAGGCCAGCGACTGGCCTCGCACCTGCCAATCGGCGAAGTTTGACAACATGTGGGCGGCAGGAATTGCGTTCGCCCCACCGCACCAGATTTCCCGGCCACGCACATCCCCGAATGGCACCGTGATTACTCCCTCGCCACCTCGAACTGGCCAGCCTTCTGGTGAGATGGGCAAGGCTGCCGCGCTGTCGATTGTTGACCGAATCAAGCACGGCCCGTCTGCCAAGGCGCACGAGGCATCGATGGCAGAACTTACCGCAGCATGCGTGGCCTCGGCCGGTACGGGGCTTCGCAAGGGGTCGGCAGCCTCAATGGTGATGTCGCCGATTGTGCCGGATAGGGAGAAGTTCCGGACCGGCCGGGACTTGCGATTTACTACCGGCGAGATCGGTCTGGGTGGGCACTGGACCAAGCTTGTGCTGCACTACATGTTTATCTACAAAGCAAAGGCCCTTCCGGGCTGGCACCTGATTCCGGAATAA
- a CDS encoding solute carrier family 23 protein encodes MAVSTLTQPKHPVDQVPAAPKLAVLGLQHVLAFYAGAVIVPLLIAGSLNLDTATTIHLINADLLTCGIATLIQSVGIGRHVGVRLPIIQGVTTTSVAPIIAIGLGATDGAGGLGSLPTIYGSIIVAGLFTFFVAPLFGRFLKFFPPVVTGSVLLVMGTSLLAVSANDFTNYAESTPASRDLLYAFGTLAVIILVQRFFHGFLGTLSILIGLVLGTTIALILGDTSFDEVGQASAFGITTPFYFGVPSFDVIAIFSMIIVMIITMVETTGDVFATGEIVKKRIRREDVERAIRADGLSTLIGGIMNSFPYTCFAQNVGLVRLTGVKSRWVAASAAGFMIILGLLPKAGAIVASIPAPVLGGASLALFANVAWVGLQTIAKTDLNDGRNAVIVTSALGLAMLVTFKPDIAQAFPEWVRSFVSSGMSIGAITAIVLNLVFFHLGKQSGGDVARNQGEGVSLDELNAMNQEQFVATLRPLFNNETWPLATAWEARPFADVNELREAIQVAVLTAPEVRREALIHDYPAMDRLLLASDEESSAISAVRGSVGLSELDDVQAEKITELSAAYQERFGMPFVAFLDTNDTVDRVIDAGRRRLANSPEQEHRVALTEIVEIAGDRFDLLLADANPVRSAWDRKFTEVE; translated from the coding sequence GTGGCTGTTTCCACGCTTACCCAGCCCAAGCACCCTGTGGACCAGGTCCCCGCCGCACCAAAACTAGCGGTCCTTGGTCTACAACATGTGTTGGCGTTCTACGCCGGCGCCGTGATCGTGCCCCTGCTCATCGCAGGCTCGCTCAATCTTGATACGGCGACCACCATCCACCTCATCAACGCCGACCTGTTGACTTGCGGCATCGCCACGCTCATCCAGTCGGTGGGCATCGGCCGCCACGTCGGCGTGCGCCTTCCTATCATCCAGGGCGTGACCACCACCTCAGTAGCCCCCATCATCGCGATCGGCCTCGGTGCCACCGACGGGGCGGGCGGACTCGGTTCCCTGCCCACCATCTACGGCTCCATCATCGTCGCGGGTCTGTTTACCTTCTTCGTCGCGCCACTATTCGGGCGCTTCCTGAAGTTCTTCCCGCCGGTGGTGACCGGCTCCGTGCTTTTGGTGATGGGCACCTCCCTGCTGGCGGTGTCGGCCAACGACTTCACCAACTACGCCGAGAGCACCCCAGCGAGCCGCGACCTGCTCTACGCCTTCGGCACTCTGGCGGTCATCATCTTGGTGCAGCGCTTCTTCCATGGCTTCCTCGGCACCTTGTCGATCCTCATCGGCCTGGTCCTAGGCACCACCATCGCCTTGATCTTGGGCGATACCTCCTTCGATGAGGTGGGCCAAGCCAGCGCGTTTGGCATCACTACCCCGTTTTATTTCGGGGTCCCGAGCTTTGATGTGATCGCGATCTTCTCCATGATCATCGTCATGATCATCACGATGGTGGAGACCACCGGTGACGTCTTCGCCACGGGCGAGATCGTCAAGAAGCGTATCCGCCGCGAGGATGTCGAGCGAGCCATCCGCGCCGACGGACTGTCCACGCTCATCGGCGGCATCATGAATTCCTTCCCCTACACCTGCTTCGCGCAAAATGTTGGCCTCGTGCGGCTAACCGGCGTGAAGTCGCGCTGGGTGGCGGCGTCTGCCGCGGGCTTCATGATCATCTTAGGCCTGTTGCCCAAGGCCGGAGCCATCGTCGCCTCCATCCCCGCGCCCGTCCTCGGCGGCGCCTCGCTGGCACTTTTCGCCAACGTCGCCTGGGTGGGACTGCAGACCATCGCCAAGACCGACCTCAACGACGGCCGCAACGCCGTGATCGTCACCTCCGCGCTGGGACTTGCCATGCTGGTGACCTTCAAGCCGGATATCGCCCAAGCCTTCCCGGAGTGGGTGCGCTCCTTTGTGTCCTCGGGCATGAGCATCGGCGCGATCACCGCCATCGTGTTGAACCTGGTGTTCTTCCACCTCGGTAAGCAGTCCGGCGGCGATGTCGCCCGCAATCAGGGCGAGGGTGTCTCCCTCGACGAGCTCAACGCCATGAACCAAGAGCAGTTCGTGGCCACGCTGCGCCCGCTGTTTAACAACGAGACCTGGCCGCTAGCGACCGCTTGGGAAGCCCGCCCGTTCGCCGACGTCAACGAGCTGCGCGAGGCGATTCAGGTCGCCGTGCTCACCGCCCCGGAGGTTCGGCGGGAGGCGCTCATCCACGACTACCCGGCGATGGACCGCCTGCTTCTGGCAAGCGATGAGGAGTCCAGCGCGATCAGTGCAGTGCGCGGCTCCGTTGGCTTAAGCGAGCTCGACGATGTCCAGGCCGAGAAGATCACTGAACTTTCGGCCGCCTACCAGGAGCGTTTCGGCATGCCGTTCGTGGCCTTCCTCGACACCAACGACACCGTAGATCGCGTCATCGACGCCGGACGGCGCCGCCTGGCCAACTCCCCGGAGCAGGAGCACCGCGTCGCGCTCACTGAGATCGTGGAGATCGCGGGCGACCGCTTTGATTTGTTGCTTGCCGACGCCAATCCGGTCCGTTCCGCCTGGGATCGCAAGTTCACCGAGGTTGAATGA